The proteins below are encoded in one region of Dasypus novemcinctus isolate mDasNov1 chromosome 13, mDasNov1.1.hap2, whole genome shotgun sequence:
- the LOC131280824 gene encoding collagen, type I, alpha 1a-like, with product MAVFPQTDLSKSQLARLQKLTDAEIHMKMHGTQISQNDLGTRSKVGRRTLSDFKTCYKTTLTKTIRVLQGKPAGPRAAAVRAVAMATEPAGAAQAGSVLKREAQKPRPQLRCRCSPSPRKWERSSGLLTQKRDEDVVVKRHRGATAGWWLGETRRGRPTFSRPQQPPPGGEAASPRQASPQPAPGGRGGFRAAASPHAAPGGRGGFRAAASPHAAPGGTRRLPGSSFSSRGARGDEAASGQQLLLTRRPGGRGGFRAAASPHAAPGGTRRLPGSSFSSAGARGDEAASPRQASPQPAPGGTRRLPGGSFSSAGARGTRRLPGGSFSSRGARGRGGFRAAASPQPAPGGRGGFRAAASPQPAPGGRGGFRAAASPHAAPGDEAASGQQLLLTRRPGDEAASGRQLLLTRRPGGRGGFRAAASPQPAPGGTRRLPGSSFSSAGARGDEAASGQQLLLTRRPGGRGGFPAAGFSSRGARGTRRLPGGSFSSAGARGTRRLPRGRLLLSRRPGGRGGFRAAASPHAVPGGTRRLPGGSFSSAGARGDEAACGRQLLLSRRPGDEASSGRQLLLTRRPGGRGGFRAAASPQPAPGGRGGFPAAGFSSAGARGTRRLPRGRLLLSRRPGGRGGFRAAASPHAVPGGTRRLPGGSFSSAGARGDEAACGRQLLLSRRPGDEASSGRQLLLTRRPGGRGGFRAAASPHAVPGGTRRLPGSSFSSRGARGTRRLPGSSFSSRGARGTRRLPGGSFSSAGARGMRRLPRGRLLLSRRPGDEAASPRQASPQPAPGGTRRLPGGSFSSRGARGDEAASGRQLLLSRRPGGRGGFRAAGFSSAGARGDEAASGQQLLLSRRPGDEAASGRQLLLSRRPGGRGGFRAAASPHAAPGGRGGFRAAASPHAAPGGRGGFRAAASPQPAPGGTRRLPGGSFSSRGARGTRRLPGGRALAALLGPVCLPWHPATTLSGSQGAMQAVPGTALAEASTNCHTGAAKPSACRIPLFNYHELQEAIRRHAGDLNYARDTGKYHKPRFLPASCCEPLPLPGVAKAAARGCGASCPSSARAAAGKLRKAVGVSNPSRRPWRGGARCARSRPCRGPCLTRRGLRALFQEEHGITLLKYDLPFTEDLHAGRNEGPSARRPEPLNSPGCASTPGHPGAPAAPGPRQGALRPGGKLPRPARLRTHPETRLKIREVTLFP from the exons ATGGCAGTATTCCCCCAAACTGATCTATCAAAATCTCAGCTGGCTCGTTTGCAGAAATTGACAGATGCCGAAATTCACATGAAAATGCACGGGACCCAGATTAGCCAAAATGATCTTGGAACAAGGAGCAAAGTAGGAAGACgcacactttctgatttcaaaacgtGTTACAAAACGACCCTGACCAAGACTATCCGGGTCCTTCAGGGGAAGCCGGCGGGTCCCCGGGCGGCGGCTGTGCGCGCGGTCGCCATGGCTACCGAGCCCGCGGGGGCCGCGCAGGCAGGCAGTGTCCTAAAGCGGGAGGCACAGAAACCCCGCCCACAGCTGCGCTGCCGCTGTTCCCCGAGCCCGAGAAAGTGGGAACGCAGCAGCGGGTTATTGACACAGAAGCGAGATGAAGACGTTGTGGTGAAGCGCCACCGTGGTGCCACGGCTGGGTGGTGGCTGGGCGAGACGCGACGCGGGCGCCCGACCTTTTCGCGGCCTCAGCAGCCGCCCCCGGGGGGCGAGGCGGCTTCCCCGCGGCAGGCTTCTCCTCAGCCGGCGCCCGGGGGACGAGGCGGCTTCCGGGCAGCAGCTTCTCCTCACGCGGCGCCCGGGGGACGAGGCGGCTTCCGGGCGGCAGCTTCTCCTCACGCGGCGCCCGGGGGGACGAGGCGGCTTCCGGGCAGCAGCTTCTCCTCACGCGGCGCCCGGGGGGACGAGGCGGCTTCCGGGCAGCAGCTTCTCCTCACGCGGCGCCCGGGGGGACGAGGCGGCTTCCGGGCAGCAGCTTCTCCTCACGCGGCGCCCGGGGGGACGAGGCGGCTTCCGGGCAGCAGCTTCTCCTCAGCCGGCGCCCGGGGGGACGAGGCGGCTTCCCCGCGGCAGGCTTCTCCTCAGCCGGCGCCCGGGGGGACGAGGCGGCTTCCGGGCGGCAGCTTCTCCTCAGCCGGCGCCCGGGGGACGAGGCGGCTTCCGGGCGGCAGCTTCTCCTCACGCGGCGCCCGGGGACGAGGCGGCTTCCGGGCAGCAGCTTCTCCTCAGCCGGCGCCCGGGGGACGAGGCGGCTTCCGGGCAGCAGCTTCTCCTCAGCCGGCGCCCGGGGGACGAGGCGGCTTCCGGGCGGCAGCTTCTCCTCACGCGGCGCCCGGGGACGAGGCGGCTTCCGGGCAGCAGCTTCTCCTCACGCGGCGCCCGGGGGACGAGGCGGCTTCCGGGCGGCAGCTTCTCCTCACGCGGCGCCCGGGGGGACGAGGCGGCTTCCGGGCAGCAGCTTCTCCTCAGCCGGCGCCCGGGGGGACGAGGCGGCTTCCGGGCAGCAGCTTCTCCTCAGCCGGCGCCCGGGGGGACGAGGCGGCTTCCGGGCAGCAGCTTCTCCTCACGCGGCGCCCGGGGGGACGAGGCGGCTTCCCCGCGGCAGGCTTCTCCTCACGCGGCGCCCGGGGGACGAGGCGGCTTCCGGGCGGCAGCTTCTCCTCAGCCGGCGCCCGGGGGACGAGGCGGCTTCCCCGCGGCAGGCTTCTCCTCAGCCGGCGCCCGGGGGGACGAGGCGGCTTCCGGGCGGCAGCTTCTCCTCACGCGGTGCCCGGGGGGACGAGGCGGCTTCCGGGCGGCAGCTTCTCCTCAGCCGGCGCCCGGGGGGACGAGGCGGCTTGCGGGCGGCAGCTTCTCCTCAGCCGGCGCCCGGGGGACGAGGCGTCTTCCGGGCGGCAGCTTCTCCTCACGCGGCGCCCGGGGGGACGAGGCGGCTTCCGGGCGGCAGCTTCTCCTCAGCCGGCGCCCGGGGGACGAGGCGGCTTCCCCGCGGCAGGCTTCTCCTCAGCCGGCGCCCGGGGGACGAGGCGGCTTCCCCGCGGCAGGCTTCTCCTCAGCCGGCGCCCGGGGGGACGAGGCGGCTTCCGGGCGGCAGCTTCTCCTCACGCGGTGCCCGGGGGGACGAGGCGGCTTCCGGGCGGCAGCTTCTCCTCAGCCGGCGCCCGGGGGGACGAGGCGGCTTGCGGGCGGCAGCTTCTCCTCAGCCGGCGCCCGGGGGACGAGGCGTCTTCCGGGCGGCAGCTTCTCCTCACGCGGCGCCCGGGGGGACGAGGCGGCTTCCGGGCGGCAGCTTCTCCTCACGCGGTGCCCGGGGGGACGAGGCGGCTTCCGGGCAGCAGCTTCTCCTCACGCGGCGCCCGGGGGACGAGGCGGCTTCCGGGCAGCAGCTTCTCCTCACGCGGCGCCCGGGGGACGAGGCGGCTTCCGGGCGGCAGCTTCTCCTCAGCCGGCGCCCGGGGGATGAGGCGGCTTCCCCGCGGCAGGCTTCTCCTCAGCCGGCGCCCGGGGGACGAGGCGGCTTCCCCGCGGCAGGCTTCTCCTCAGCCGGCGCCCGGGGGGACGAGGCGGCTTCCGGGCGGCAGCTTCTCCTCACGCGGTGCCCGGGGGGACGAGGCGGCTTCCGGGCGGCAGCTTCTCCTCAGCCGGCGCCCGGGGGGACGAGGCGGCTTCCGGGCGGCAGGCTTCTCCTCAGCCGGCGCCCGGGGGGACGAGGCGGCTTCCGGGCAGCAGCTTCTCCTCAGCCGGCGCCCGGGGGACGAGGCGGCTTCCGGGCGGCAGCTTCTCCTCAGCCGGCGCCCGGGGGGACGAGGCGGCTTCCGGGCGGCAGCTTCTCCTCACGCGGCGCCCGGGGGACGAGGCGGCTTCCGGGCGGCAGCTTCTCCTCACGCGGCGCCCGGGGGACGAGGCGGCTTCCGGGCAGCAGCTTCTCCTCAGCCGGCGCCCGGGGGGACGAGGCGGCTTCCGGGCGGCAGCTTCTCCTCACGCGGCGCCCGGGGGACGAGGCGGCTTCCGGGGGGCCGAGCCCTCGCCGCCCTGCTTGGCCCTGTCTGTCTG CCTTGGCACCCAGCCACCACGCTCTCCGGAAGCCAAGGAGCCATGCAAGCTGTGCCAGGCACGGCCCTAGCTGAAGCCAGCACCAACTGCCACACAGGAGCTGCCAAGCCTTCAG CTTGCAGGATCCCACTGTTCAATTATCACGAGCTTCAGGAGGCCATCCGACGCCACGCTGGGGACCTGAACTACGCCAGGGACACTGGCAAATACCACAAGCCGCGGTTTCTTCCTGCGAGCTGCTGTGAGCCACTTCCGCTGCCCGGTGTGGCGAAAGCCGCTGCCAGGGGCTGTGGCGCTAGCTGCCCATCCTCTGCACGTGCTGCTGCTGGTAAACTGAGGAAAGCTGTGGGCGTGTCTAACCCTTCCCGGCGGCCCTGGCGAGGAGGGGCGAGGTGCGCGCGCAGCAGGCCCTGCCGCGGGCCCTGCTTGACTCGGCGTGGGCTGCGTGCTCTGTTTCAGGAAGAGCACGGAATCACGCTTCTGAAATATGATCTACCATTTACTGAAGACCTGCACGCGGGAAGAAATGAGGGCCCAAGCGCCCGGAGGCCAGAGCCTCTGAATTCACCAGGGTGTGCTTCCACCCCAGGCCACCCGGGAGCCCCCGCCGCCCCAGGCCCGCGGCAGGGGGCCTTGCGCCCCGGCGGCAAGCTTCCGAGGCCAGCACGCCTGCGAACGCACCCAGAGACACGTTTGAAGATACGGGAAGTGACACTATTCCCTTAG